A window from Phalacrocorax aristotelis chromosome 5, bGulAri2.1, whole genome shotgun sequence encodes these proteins:
- the RIC8A gene encoding chaperone Ric-8A isoform X1, giving the protein MELRTVVATVESGEQDTVLKVLQIYNQEKSQCFTFDDEEREERKKMAQLLIKFLERELQPSCQVTCLESIRILSRDKYCLDPFTTKEGLKTLSRHAGIDYSEELVREVPDLDVILESLKCLCNIVFSSPRAQELTAEARLVVGLAKRIKLYNERSLPHEVKFFDLRLLFLLTALRVDIRQQLAQELRGISLMTDTLELTLGVKWMDPYEVATEEGLLPPLPRQETERAMEILKVLFNITFDSSKREVDEEDAALYRHLGALLRHCLMISADGEDRTEEFHSHTVNLLGNLPLKCLDVLLTPKVRPGSLEYMGVNMDAVSILLDFLERRLDRGHKLKESLTPVLNLLTESARVHRQTRKFLKAKVLPPLRDVRNRPEVGNSLRNKLVRLMTHIDTDVKHCAAEFLFVLCKESVSRFVKYTGYGNAAGLLAARGLMAGGREEGEYSEDEDTDTEEYKEAKPNINPVTGRVEEKLPNPMEGMTEEQKEYEAMKLVNMFDKLSREQVIQPMGITPSGNLAPMENAIRDMADERSSSDSDLGLD; this is encoded by the exons ATGGAGCTCAGGACTGTGGTAGCCACTGTGGAAAGCGGGGAGCAAGATACGGTTCTCAAGGTGCTTCAGATCTACAACCAGGAG AAATCTCAGTGCTTCACCTTTGATGATGAGGAGCGGGAAGAGAGGAAG AAAATGGCCCAGCTGCTGATCAAGTTCCTGGAAAGAGAGCTGCAGCCATCCTGCCAGGTCACGTGCTTGGAAAGCATCCGCATCCTGTCCCGGGACAAATACTGCCTTGACCCTTTCACCACCAAGGAAGGCCTGAAGACACTCTCCAGGCATGCAGGCATTGATTATTCAGAGGAGCTCGTCCGGGAGGTCCCAGACTTGGATGTAATCCTGGAATCCCTCAAATGTCTCTGCAACATTGTCTTCAGCAGCCCTAGGGCACAGGAGCTGACAGCTGAAGCCCGGCTGGTGGTGGGCCTGGCCAAGCGCATCAAACTGTACAACGAGAGGAGTCTTCCTCATGAGGTCAAGTTCTTTGACCTGCGTCTCCTGTTCCTGCTGACGGCGCTGAGAGTGGACATCCGACAGCAGCTAGCCCAAGAGCTCAGGGGCATCAGCCTGATGACAGATACCCTGGAGCTGACCCTCGGTGTAAAGTGGATGGACCCCTATGAAGTTGCCACCGAGGAGGGACTTCTCCCACCTTTGCCTCGGCAGGAGACAGAGCGAGCCATGGAGATCCTGAAAGTGCTCTTCAACATCACCTTTGATTCCAGCAAGAGGGAGGTGGATGAG GAAGATGCTGCTTTGTACCGGCACTTGGGTGCCCTCCTGCGCCACTGCCTCATGATCTCTGCTGATGGAGAGGACCGGACAGAGGAGTTCCACAG TCATACGGTTAACCTCTTGGGGAACCTGCCCCTGAAATGTCTGGATGTCCTCCTGACCCCGAAAGTCCGGCCAGGCTCGCTTGAGTACATGGGTGTCAACATGGATGCAGTCAGCATCCTGCTGGATTTCCTAGAGCGGCGCCTGGACAGG GGACACAAGCTGAAGGAGAGTTTGACCCCAGTTCTGAACCTGCTGACAGAGAGCGCCCGAGTCCACCGCCAGACGCGGAAGTTCCTGAAGGCAAAG GTGCTGCCACCGCTCCGGGACGTGAGGAATCGGCCGGAGGTGGGGAACTCGCTGCGGAACAAGCTGGTGCGTTTGATGACCCACATCGACACCGATGTGAAGCACTGTGCGGCAGAGTTCCTCTTCGTGCTCTGCAAGGAGAGTG TGTCACGGTTTGTGAAGTACACGGGCTATGGGAATGCAGCTGGGCTCCTGGCAGCTCGAGGCCTCATGGCTGGTGGTCGGGAAGAGGGAGAGTACTCAGAAGATGAAGACACAGACACCGAGGAGTACAAAGAGGCAAAGCCCAA CATTAACCCTGTGACGGGACGCGTCGAGGAGAAACTACCCAACCCCATGGAAGGGATGacagaagagcagaaggaaTATGAAGCCATGAAGTTAGTCAACATGTTTGACAAATTGTCCAG AGAGCAAGTCATCCAGCCCATGGGCATCACGCCGAGCGGCAACCTGGCCCCCATGGAGAACGCCATCCGCGATATGGCCGACGAGAGGTCGTCTTCCGACTCGGACCTGGGGCTGGACTGA
- the RIC8A gene encoding chaperone Ric-8A isoform X2, with product MELRTVVATVESGEQDTVLKVLQIYNQEKSQCFTFDDEEREERKKMAQLLIKFLERELQPSCQVTCLESIRILSRDKYCLDPFTTKEGLKTLSSSPRAQELTAEARLVVGLAKRIKLYNERSLPHEVKFFDLRLLFLLTALRVDIRQQLAQELRGISLMTDTLELTLGVKWMDPYEVATEEGLLPPLPRQETERAMEILKVLFNITFDSSKREVDEEDAALYRHLGALLRHCLMISADGEDRTEEFHSHTVNLLGNLPLKCLDVLLTPKVRPGSLEYMGVNMDAVSILLDFLERRLDRGHKLKESLTPVLNLLTESARVHRQTRKFLKAKVLPPLRDVRNRPEVGNSLRNKLVRLMTHIDTDVKHCAAEFLFVLCKESVSRFVKYTGYGNAAGLLAARGLMAGGREEGEYSEDEDTDTEEYKEAKPNINPVTGRVEEKLPNPMEGMTEEQKEYEAMKLVNMFDKLSREQVIQPMGITPSGNLAPMENAIRDMADERSSSDSDLGLD from the exons ATGGAGCTCAGGACTGTGGTAGCCACTGTGGAAAGCGGGGAGCAAGATACGGTTCTCAAGGTGCTTCAGATCTACAACCAGGAG AAATCTCAGTGCTTCACCTTTGATGATGAGGAGCGGGAAGAGAGGAAG AAAATGGCCCAGCTGCTGATCAAGTTCCTGGAAAGAGAGCTGCAGCCATCCTGCCAGGTCACGTGCTTGGAAAGCATCCGCATCCTGTCCCGGGACAAATACTGCCTTGACCCTTTCACCACCAAGGAAGGCCTGAAGACACTCTCCAG CAGCCCTAGGGCACAGGAGCTGACAGCTGAAGCCCGGCTGGTGGTGGGCCTGGCCAAGCGCATCAAACTGTACAACGAGAGGAGTCTTCCTCATGAGGTCAAGTTCTTTGACCTGCGTCTCCTGTTCCTGCTGACGGCGCTGAGAGTGGACATCCGACAGCAGCTAGCCCAAGAGCTCAGGGGCATCAGCCTGATGACAGATACCCTGGAGCTGACCCTCGGTGTAAAGTGGATGGACCCCTATGAAGTTGCCACCGAGGAGGGACTTCTCCCACCTTTGCCTCGGCAGGAGACAGAGCGAGCCATGGAGATCCTGAAAGTGCTCTTCAACATCACCTTTGATTCCAGCAAGAGGGAGGTGGATGAG GAAGATGCTGCTTTGTACCGGCACTTGGGTGCCCTCCTGCGCCACTGCCTCATGATCTCTGCTGATGGAGAGGACCGGACAGAGGAGTTCCACAG TCATACGGTTAACCTCTTGGGGAACCTGCCCCTGAAATGTCTGGATGTCCTCCTGACCCCGAAAGTCCGGCCAGGCTCGCTTGAGTACATGGGTGTCAACATGGATGCAGTCAGCATCCTGCTGGATTTCCTAGAGCGGCGCCTGGACAGG GGACACAAGCTGAAGGAGAGTTTGACCCCAGTTCTGAACCTGCTGACAGAGAGCGCCCGAGTCCACCGCCAGACGCGGAAGTTCCTGAAGGCAAAG GTGCTGCCACCGCTCCGGGACGTGAGGAATCGGCCGGAGGTGGGGAACTCGCTGCGGAACAAGCTGGTGCGTTTGATGACCCACATCGACACCGATGTGAAGCACTGTGCGGCAGAGTTCCTCTTCGTGCTCTGCAAGGAGAGTG TGTCACGGTTTGTGAAGTACACGGGCTATGGGAATGCAGCTGGGCTCCTGGCAGCTCGAGGCCTCATGGCTGGTGGTCGGGAAGAGGGAGAGTACTCAGAAGATGAAGACACAGACACCGAGGAGTACAAAGAGGCAAAGCCCAA CATTAACCCTGTGACGGGACGCGTCGAGGAGAAACTACCCAACCCCATGGAAGGGATGacagaagagcagaaggaaTATGAAGCCATGAAGTTAGTCAACATGTTTGACAAATTGTCCAG AGAGCAAGTCATCCAGCCCATGGGCATCACGCCGAGCGGCAACCTGGCCCCCATGGAGAACGCCATCCGCGATATGGCCGACGAGAGGTCGTCTTCCGACTCGGACCTGGGGCTGGACTGA